A genome region from Populus alba chromosome 5, ASM523922v2, whole genome shotgun sequence includes the following:
- the LOC118047645 gene encoding shikimate O-hydroxycinnamoyltransferase-like produces the protein MVRVAIRIKESTVVRPAEDTPEKSLWSSNLDLLVPMVHIPTVYFYKPVNGSSTFFDPQVLMEALSKALVPFHHMAGRLEKDENGRMSILCNARGVLFVEAETSSTIDELGDFTPRSEMLQFIPEVDRSSIFSYPLLLAQATFFKCGGVCLGVGLHHILGDGTSAIHFINSWSEIARGLSLTTPPFIDRTLLDGRAPPIPAMHHVEYDPPPTLNTHNSGDQTLEIQSNPKPTCAKILTITFDQLQTLKNKSRKDVGEGTINHSTFETLAAHIWQCTCKARGISNDQATKLHIPTDGRSRLNPPLPAGYCGNALFTTAILGLSGEIQSKPLVHTIAKIRGALKRMDNEYLRSAIDYLQVQTDLEALKRGPHTFNNPNINIVSWMTMPIYDADFGWGRPSFMGPAVVLFEGMAYITRSPSNDGSFMIFICLESSHMELFKKFLYDF, from the exons ATGGTAAGAGTTGCAATTCGAATAAAAGAGTCAACTGTCGTGCGACCTGCCGAAGACACGCCGGAAAAAAGCCTATGGAGCTCAAATCTGGACCTGTTGGTGCCAATGGTACACATCCCAACAGTATACTTCTACAAGCCGGTCAATGGTTCTTCCACTTTTTTTGACCCTCAAGTGCTCATGGAGGCTCTGAGCAAGGCTCTTGTGCCATTCCACCATATGGCAGGGAGGTTAGAGAAGGATGAAAATGGTAGGATGTCGATATTGTGTAACGCCAGAGGGGTTCTATTTGTCGAGGCTGAAACAAGCTCCACCATTGATGAACTGGGGGATTTTACTCCCCGCTCTGAGATGCTGCAGTTCATTCCAGAAGTCGATCGTTCAAGCATATTTTCCTATCCTCTACTACTCGCACAG GCAACCTTCTTCAAATGTGGAGGAGTATGTCTTGGAGTTGGCTTACACCATATCTTGGGAGATGGAACTTCTGCAATCCATTTTATCAACTCGTGGTCTGAAATAGCGAGAGGACTATCTCTTACCACCCCACCGTTCATTGACCGTACCTTGCTTGACGGTCGAGCTCCGCCTATCCCCGCTATGCACCACGTAGAATACGACCCCCCTCCTACCTTGAACACCCATAACTCCGGTGACCAAACCCTAGAAATCCAATCAAATCCGAAACCCACTTGTGCAAAAATCCTAACCATCACATTTGATCAACTccaaaccctaaaaaacaaGTCTAGAAAAGACGTTGGTGAAGGCACTATCAACCACAGCACCTTTGAAACCCTAGCAGCACATATTTGGCAATGCACCTGCAAGGCACGAGGAATCTCCAACGACCAAGCAACAAAACTACACATTCCAACAGATGGGCGATCTAGATTGAACCCACCATTGCCAGCCGGATACTGTGGCAATGCTCTTTTCACAACAGCAATTTTAGGTTTATCAGGCGAAATCCAATCAAAGCCATTGGTGCATACCATAGCGAAAATCCGTGGAGCATTGAAAAGAATGGACAATGAATATTTGAGATCAGCCATTGATTATTTGCAGGTCCAGACTGATTTAGAAGCTTTGAAGCGAGGGCCACACACATTTAATAATCCAAACATCAATATTGTGAGTTGGATGACAATGCCGATATATGATGCTGACTTTGGTTGGGGTCGACCCTCTTTTATGGGGCCCGCAGTCGTTCTCTTCGAAGGCATGGCATACATAACTCGAAGCCCAAGTAATGATGGGAGCTTCATGATATTTATTTGCTTAGAAAGCAGTCACATGGAACTCTTCAAGAAGTTCCTTTACGATTTTTAA
- the LOC118047644 gene encoding cullin-1 has translation MKMDADMMLNEKLKKIDDVITKKKMIMDGHPVIPFTPAEKMIAYECVYNLCTRKLRDSCSLVYEKYTNCFSEIIQERVLPVLMDKHGTELLTEITRLWLEYKELLKSCADLDNFYIRRKRHPSPADSMRYYFCNLVCDELFSKLQEAMMRLIIQEREGGQIDRNLLKRVLDFFLEAGGNGTTDYYEKLEQIMLAEAAAYYSQLSLEWWFWGDSLSNYLRKVDRCLNQEEARAEFYLSQTTKTKLLDVMKYVLLERNAKKWAQKQNADGMEAEDQELLSKYASLKLE, from the exons ATGAAGATGGATGCTGACATGATGTTGAATGAGAAGCTAAAGAAGATAGATGATGTAATcacgaagaagaagatgatcatGGACGGACACCCTGTGATTCCATTTACACCTGCGGAAAAAATGATTGCTTATGA GTGTGTATACAATTTGTGCACAAGGAAGCTTAGGGACTCTTGCAGCCTGGTTTATGAGAAGTATACGAACTGTTTCAGTGAGATAATTCAAGAAAGG GTACTTCCAGTGTTAATGGACAAACATGGTACAGAACTTTTAACAGAAATCACGCGATTATGGCTGGAGTATAAGGAATTGTTAAAAAGCTGTGCAGACCTGGATAATTTCTACATCCGTAGGAAAAGACATCCATCACCTGCTGACTCCATGAGATATTACTTCTGCAATTTG GTCTGTGATGAGCTATTCAGTAAATTGCAGGAAGCAATGATGAGGCTG ATCATTCAAGAGCGTGAAGGGGGGCAGATTGATCGGAACCTACTAAAGAGGgtacttgatttctttttagaGGCTGGAGGGAATGGAACCACGGACTATTATGAAAAACTGGAGCAGATAATGCTAGCAGAAGCTGCTGCTTACTACTCTCAGCTATCTTTGGAGTGGTGGTTTTGGGGTGATTCCTTGTCCAATTACCTGCGGAAG GTTGATCGGTGCTTGAACCAGGAGGAAGCCAGAGCAGAGTTCTACCTATCCCAGaccaccaaaacaaaattactGGAT GTGATGAAATATGTTTTGCTGGAAAGAAATGCAAAGAAGTGGGCTCAGAAGCAAAACGCCGATGGGATGGAAGCTGAAGATCAG GAGCTGTTATCCAAATATGCTAGCTTGAAGCTTGAATAG
- the LOC118047643 gene encoding cullin-like protein 3, producing MVYDLCPINLLCKLTSPSFPSTSPASCLHLQVNASPTFPSSFPCKLPSPISICKPHLSLHFSSPLYTILVSLLCLTSQAKMDVDMMLNEKLKMIDDAITKKKTKMDCHPEVPITPAEKMNAYDSVFTLCNRPRRDYSNLVYEKYTNYLTERIQERALPVLMDKHGTELLTEVMRLWSEYKEFASFLSKIFAYLDRYYIPKRGLLSLDDSMRYHFCNLVCDKLFSKLQGAMMRLIIQERDGGQIDRNLLKTVSCLLFEVGEKGTVNCYEKLEQIMLAEVAACYSQLSLERWFWGDSFSNYLRKVDWCLNQEEARAELYPSPTTKTKILDVMKYVMLERNAEKWVQKRIAEGIAAEDQELLSKYASLKLE from the exons ATGGTCTATGACCTATGTCCCATCAACTTACTCTGCAAGCTGACTTCTCCATCTTTCCCTTCAACTTCCCCTGCAAGTTGCCTTCACCTACAAGTAAATGCAAGCCCCACCTTTCCCTCCAGCTTCCCCTGCAAGCTACCTTCGCCTATAAGTATATGCAAGCCCCACCTTTCCCTTCACTTCTCCTCTCCGCTGTATACGATTCTCGTTTCACTCCTTTGCTTAACCAG CCAAGCCAAGATGGATGTTGACATGATGTTGAATGAGAAGCTAAAGATGATAGATGATGCAATTacgaagaagaagacgaaaATGGATTGTCACCCTGAGGTTCCAATAACACCTGCGGAAAAAATGAACGCTTACGA CTCTGTATTCACTTTGTGCAATCGGCCGCGGCGAGACTACAGCAACCTGGTTTATGAGAAGTACACGAACTATTTAACCGAGAGAATTCAAGAAAGG GCACTTCCAGTGTTGATGGACAAACATGGCACAGAACTTTTAACAGAAGTCATGCGATTATGGTCGGAGTATAAGGAATTTGCAAGCtttttgtcaaaaatctttGCATACCTGGATAGGTACTACATCCCTAAGAGAGGACTCCTATCACTTGATGACTCCATGAGATATCACTTCTGCAATCTG GTCTGTGATAAGCTATTCAGTAAATTGCAGGGAGCAATGATGAGGCTG ATCATTCAAGAGCGTGACGGGGGGCAGATTGATCGGAACCTCCTAAAGACTGTATCTTGTTTGCTTTTTGAGGTGGGGGAAAAAGGAACCGTCAACTGTTATGAAAAACTGGAGCAGATAATGCTAGCAGAAGTTGCTGCCTGCTACTCTCAGCTATCTCTGGAGCGGTGGTTCTGGGGCGATTCCTTTTCCAACTACCTGCGGAAG GTTGATTGGTGCTTGAACCAGGAGGAAGCCAGAGCAGAGCTCTACCCATCCCCGaccaccaaaacaaaaatactggAT GTGATGAAATATGTTATGCTGGAAAGAAATGCAGAGAAGTGGGTTCAGAAGCGTATCGCCGAGGGGATAGCAGCTGAAGATCAG GAGCTGTTATCCAAATATGCTAGCTTGAAGCTTGAATAG
- the LOC118047642 gene encoding cyclin-H1-1 isoform X1 produces MADFQSSSHKAKWIFTPQQLAEKYKATNNRAKQMLEKYGTTRMRVDVDGSLSYPEPQVNMTENADKHSRSKPISVEEEQFMRVYYEYKLREVCSAFYFPHKIQATALLYFKRFYLQWSVMEHDPKHVMLTCIYAACKIEENHVSAEELGKGISQDHQMILNYEMIVYQSLEFDLIVYAPYRSVEGFVADIEEFCHPTDENIEKLKEIAVAEVDKIMLTDAPVLFPPGQLALAALQSANEMHRVLDFERYLESVLSRQNSAHMISEISESLHAVEKWVRKYSFPTDKDMKHINRKLKSCWGHNSHDDNKKREKKSKHKSHKSSNEMQNGPGLT; encoded by the exons ATGGCCGATTTCCAATCCTCAAGTCACAAAGCCAAGTGGATCTTCACCCCTCAACAGTTG GCCGAGAAGTATAAAGCTACTAATAATAGAGCGAAACAAATGTTAGAGAAG TATGGAACGACAAGAATGAGAGTAGATGTTGATGGGTCATTGTCATATCCAGAACCTCAAGTTAACATGACAGAGAATG ctGATAAGCATTCTCGTTCAAAACCAATAAGTGTTGAGGAAGAACAATTTATGCGAGTATACTATGAGTATAAACTTCGAGAAGTGTGTAGTGCATTCTATTTTCCTCATAAAATTCAG GCAACTGCCCTCCTATACTTTAAAAGGTTTTATCTTCAATGGTCAGTCATGGAGCATGATCCAAAACATGTAAT GTTAACCTGCATCTATGCAGCATGCAAGATAGAAGAAAATCATGTGTCTGCGGAGGAGCTTGGTAAGGGGATTTCACAGGATCATCAAATGATTCTCAATTACGAGATGATAGTTTATCAG AGTTTGGAATTTGATCTTATTGTCTATGCACCATATCGATCTGTTGAAGGTTTTGTTGCTGATATAGAG GAATTCTGTCATCCAACAgatgaaaatattgaaaagcTGAAG GAAATTGCAGTGGCAGAGGTTGACAAAATAATGCTCACTGACGCACCTGTTCTGTTCCCTCCTGGGCAG TTGGCATTGGCTGCTCTGCAGAGTGCAAATGAGATGCATAGAGTTCTTGATTTTGAGAG ATATCTCGAGAGTGTCCTCTCTCGTCAGAATTCTGCGCACATGATTTCAGAGATCAGTGAATCTCTACATGCTGTCGAGAAATGG GTGAGGAAATACAGTTTCCCTACGGATAAGGATATGAAGCACATAAATCGGAAGCTGAAATCATGCTGGGGTCATAACTCACACGATGA CAATaagaagagggagaagaaatCAAAACACAAATCCCATAAGAGTTCGAATGAAATGCAAAATGGCCCAGGACTGACTTAA
- the LOC118047642 gene encoding cyclin-H1-1 isoform X2: MLEKYGTTRMRVDVDGSLSYPEPQVNMTENADKHSRSKPISVEEEQFMRVYYEYKLREVCSAFYFPHKIQATALLYFKRFYLQWSVMEHDPKHVMLTCIYAACKIEENHVSAEELGKGISQDHQMILNYEMIVYQSLEFDLIVYAPYRSVEGFVADIEEFCHPTDENIEKLKEIAVAEVDKIMLTDAPVLFPPGQLALAALQSANEMHRVLDFERYLESVLSRQNSAHMISEISESLHAVEKWVRKYSFPTDKDMKHINRKLKSCWGHNSHDDNKKREKKSKHKSHKSSNEMQNGPGLT, from the exons ATGTTAGAGAAG TATGGAACGACAAGAATGAGAGTAGATGTTGATGGGTCATTGTCATATCCAGAACCTCAAGTTAACATGACAGAGAATG ctGATAAGCATTCTCGTTCAAAACCAATAAGTGTTGAGGAAGAACAATTTATGCGAGTATACTATGAGTATAAACTTCGAGAAGTGTGTAGTGCATTCTATTTTCCTCATAAAATTCAG GCAACTGCCCTCCTATACTTTAAAAGGTTTTATCTTCAATGGTCAGTCATGGAGCATGATCCAAAACATGTAAT GTTAACCTGCATCTATGCAGCATGCAAGATAGAAGAAAATCATGTGTCTGCGGAGGAGCTTGGTAAGGGGATTTCACAGGATCATCAAATGATTCTCAATTACGAGATGATAGTTTATCAG AGTTTGGAATTTGATCTTATTGTCTATGCACCATATCGATCTGTTGAAGGTTTTGTTGCTGATATAGAG GAATTCTGTCATCCAACAgatgaaaatattgaaaagcTGAAG GAAATTGCAGTGGCAGAGGTTGACAAAATAATGCTCACTGACGCACCTGTTCTGTTCCCTCCTGGGCAG TTGGCATTGGCTGCTCTGCAGAGTGCAAATGAGATGCATAGAGTTCTTGATTTTGAGAG ATATCTCGAGAGTGTCCTCTCTCGTCAGAATTCTGCGCACATGATTTCAGAGATCAGTGAATCTCTACATGCTGTCGAGAAATGG GTGAGGAAATACAGTTTCCCTACGGATAAGGATATGAAGCACATAAATCGGAAGCTGAAATCATGCTGGGGTCATAACTCACACGATGA CAATaagaagagggagaagaaatCAAAACACAAATCCCATAAGAGTTCGAATGAAATGCAAAATGGCCCAGGACTGACTTAA